One genomic region from Trichocoleus desertorum ATA4-8-CV12 encodes:
- a CDS encoding cyclic nucleotide-binding domain-containing protein — MKKVLFILGELSDDDIDWMIAISAQERVPAGTILIQEGQLIDALYIVIDGTLTVSVAALGDREVAQLSSGEVVGEMSFVDERPPSATVAAAVDSLVMTIPREELVTKLQQDVGFASRFYRALAIFLSDRLRGTVSRLVSGKEPSAEERTAQENSMAPNIRDNLALGGTRFDWLMRRLRGIDAQTLE, encoded by the coding sequence ATGAAGAAAGTCCTTTTTATTTTGGGAGAGTTGAGTGATGATGACATCGACTGGATGATCGCCATCTCCGCTCAAGAACGGGTACCAGCAGGCACAATTTTGATTCAGGAAGGCCAATTGATTGATGCTTTATACATCGTCATTGACGGCACTTTGACAGTTTCCGTGGCAGCCTTGGGAGACCGAGAAGTCGCGCAGCTCTCTAGTGGCGAAGTGGTGGGTGAAATGTCTTTTGTGGATGAGCGTCCTCCTTCCGCCACGGTGGCAGCAGCCGTAGATTCCTTAGTGATGACTATTCCCAGAGAGGAACTAGTCACCAAGCTCCAACAGGATGTGGGGTTTGCCTCCCGGTTTTACCGAGCTTTGGCAATTTTTCTGTCAGACCGCTTACGAGGAACTGTTAGCCGATTGGTTTCTGGGAAAGAGCCATCTGCCGAAGAACGCACTGCCCAAGAGAATAGTATGGCCCCCAACATCCGAGATAATTTGGCTTTGGGAGGAACCCGGTTTGACTGGCTGATGAGACGCCTCAGAGGCATAGACGCTCAAACACTTGAGTAA
- a CDS encoding SirB1 family protein, giving the protein MTDLLGARQSFSRAIAQPDEQINLAEAALYIAQEEYPDLDVEAYFKALDTMAAEVGKRLPAARYPLRVIQAINQYLYDDLGFVGNTADYYDPRNSFLNDVIERRTGIPITLSLVYMEVAKRIDFPLVGVGMPGHFLIRPTVEEMEVYVDAYHRGETLFAEDCQNRLNQIYGRSVELQPAFLQPIGPRQFLARMLTNLKMIYLNRDQAQKSLAAIERILLLFPDSPLELRDRGILHYHVGAGPEAYRDLKTYLAKVPDAEDAAAIQQLLDRIAQDLEAS; this is encoded by the coding sequence ATGACGGATCTTCTAGGGGCACGGCAATCTTTCTCCCGCGCGATCGCTCAACCTGATGAGCAGATCAATTTAGCAGAAGCAGCACTTTATATTGCCCAAGAAGAATATCCAGATTTGGATGTAGAAGCTTATTTCAAAGCCTTGGATACAATGGCTGCTGAGGTGGGAAAACGCCTACCAGCGGCACGTTATCCCCTACGGGTGATCCAAGCTATCAATCAATATCTCTACGACGATTTAGGCTTTGTGGGAAACACCGCCGACTACTACGACCCACGCAACAGTTTTTTGAATGATGTGATAGAGCGCCGTACAGGTATTCCGATTACGCTTTCCTTGGTCTACATGGAAGTGGCGAAACGAATTGACTTCCCCTTGGTAGGGGTGGGCATGCCAGGACATTTCTTGATTCGCCCCACCGTTGAGGAAATGGAAGTTTATGTCGATGCCTACCATCGCGGCGAGACTTTGTTTGCCGAAGATTGCCAAAATCGCCTCAATCAAATTTATGGTCGCTCAGTCGAGTTGCAACCTGCCTTTCTCCAGCCGATCGGTCCGCGTCAGTTTCTAGCCAGGATGCTGACCAACCTCAAAATGATTTATCTCAATCGCGACCAGGCCCAGAAGTCTTTAGCCGCGATCGAGCGAATTTTATTGCTGTTTCCCGATAGCCCTCTAGAACTGCGCGATCGCGGCATTTTGCACTACCATGTCGGTGCTGGACCTGAAGCTTACCGAGACTTAAAAACTTACCTTGCCAAGGTGCCGGATGCAGAAGATGCGGCAGCAATTCAGCAACTGCTCGATCGGATTGCTCAAGACCTTGAGGCAAGCTGA
- a CDS encoding transcriptional regulator: protein MKRASTTSSEPIEDKQKAKNQILHLLKTQGAQTATTLAEQLQVSPMAVRQHLQVLQAEQWVTYQEERRPLGRPVKLWQLTERSLQLFPDSHADLMTDLLLGVEALFGTAGLEKLLADRIRRQLQAYATKLPETIPQAIAEPTWQEWIAQVGIAEPVQHLAQLRTQEGYMAEVVKAEAGWLLIENHCPICAAAQTCQKLCGSELEMFRTLLGSGVAVERVEHIIQGDRRCAYQIQLASRS from the coding sequence ATGAAACGTGCTTCGACAACTTCTTCAGAACCAATCGAGGATAAACAAAAAGCAAAAAATCAAATCTTACATCTGCTCAAAACTCAGGGGGCGCAAACTGCCACAACCCTAGCCGAACAGTTGCAAGTTTCTCCGATGGCAGTACGCCAACATTTGCAGGTGCTGCAAGCCGAGCAGTGGGTAACTTATCAAGAAGAGCGTCGTCCATTGGGCCGTCCAGTCAAACTGTGGCAACTCACCGAGCGATCGCTGCAATTATTTCCCGACAGCCATGCTGACCTCATGACTGATTTGCTCTTGGGGGTCGAAGCCCTATTTGGCACAGCAGGTTTAGAAAAACTTCTAGCCGACCGCATTCGTCGCCAATTGCAAGCCTACGCAACCAAACTGCCAGAGACTATACCACAGGCGATCGCAGAACCAACTTGGCAAGAGTGGATCGCTCAGGTTGGCATTGCTGAACCAGTGCAACATCTGGCTCAGCTCCGCACTCAAGAAGGTTACATGGCGGAGGTGGTAAAGGCTGAAGCAGGCTGGCTGTTGATTGAGAATCACTGCCCTATCTGTGCAGCTGCCCAAACGTGCCAAAAGTTGTGTGGTTCTGAGTTAGAGATGTTTAGAACTCTTTTAGGGTCAGGGGTAGCGGTAGAGCGAGTTGAGCACATCATCCAAGGCGATCGCCGTTGTGCTTATCAAATTCAGCTTGCCTCAAGGTCTTGA